The Xanthomonas sontii genomic sequence CGGCTGGGCTGAGGTGCGTTCGGCATGCCCCGGCCGGGAGGCATGCCAGCGGGTGGGCCACCCACGGTGCGCGCGGCCGGCGCGACGCACAGCTGTTCGTCATCGGGGCAACGCTAAGCTTGTGCGGTGAGCATGCCGCCGGATCAGGTCAGGGACGAACCCACGCGCAGACAGCGGCCGGTGCCGCTGTGGCGCGATCGGCGCGTCTGGCGCTGGGCGCTGGCGGTGCTGCTGGTGCTGGGAATGACCGTGGTGGTGTTTCGCCGCCCGCTGGCCGACCTGATCTGGCCGGAGACGCGCATCCAGCAATTGCTCGACCAGGGCCATGCGGCGCTGCGCGCGGGCCGGCTCAGCGCCGCCGACGGCAGCGGCGCGCGCGAGCGCTTCGAGGCCGCGCTGGCGCTGGACAGCGACCGCATGCAGGCGCGCGTCGGGCTGGCCGCGACCGGGCGCGCAGCGCTGGGGCAGGCGCGCGCGGCGCTGGCCGCCGGCCGCTTTCCGCAGGCGCGCGAGGCGCTGGCGCTGGCGCGCGCGCTGCAGGTGCCGCGCGCCGATGCCGACCGCATCGAGGCGGCACTGCGCGCGCGCGAGGCCGCGCACGCCGGCATCGATCAACTGCTGCAACGGGCGGCGCAGGCGCGCCACGACGGGCATCTGGACGATGGCCCGGACGCGGCCCTGCCGCTGTACCAGCGTGTCCTGGAGTACGCGCCGGAACGCACCGCGGCGCTGGAAGGTCGCGAGGATGCGCTGTCGGAATTGCTGCAGCACGCACGCAGCGACCTGGCGCGCGGCGACCTGGCCGCCGCAGCGGCGCTGGTGGAGCGCGCGCGTGGCTACGACCCCGGCCATGTCGACCTGCCCGAGACCCAGGCGGAACTGAACCGGGCGCTGGAACGCCTGCAGCGCGAGGCCGAGCAGGCCCTGCGCCGGCAGCGCCTGGATGCGGCGGCACACGCGTTTGCGCAGTGGCACGCGGCGGTGCCGGATGCGCCCGGCGCCAGCGACGGCCTGGAGCGGGTGGCGGCGGCCTACGCCGTGCAGGCGAGCCGCGCCGCCGCCGATTTCCGTTTTGGCGAGGCCGAGCGCGCGTTGCGCAAGGGCCAGGCCCTGGCGCCGGACAGCCGCGCGCTGGCCGACGCGAAGCAAGCGTTGCAGCGTGCCCGGCAAAGCCAGGCCACGCCGCCTTCGCGGGTGTCGCCGGCCGAGCGCGAGCGGCGCCTGCAGCGCCTGCTGGCCGATCTGCAGGCCGCCGAGGCGCGTGGCGCCTGGCTCACCCCGCCCGGCGCCAGCGCCTACGACACCTTGCTGGCGGCGCAGACCCTGGCGCCGCGCGATGCGCGCGTGCGCGCGGCCGAGCAGCGCGTGCTGGCCGCGCTGCGACGCTGTTTCGACGATGCCATGCGCGGCAATCGGGTGCTGGCGGCGAGCGCCTGCTACGACGCCTGGCGCGCGCTGGCGCCGGGCGGCAATGGCCTGGCCACCGCGCGGCGACGCCTGGCGCAGCGCTGGCTGGCGGTCGGCGACGAGCGCCTGAGCGGCGGCGATGCCGCCTTCGCGCGGCAGGCGTTGCAGCGTGCCCGCGCGATCGATCCGGCGACCCCGGAGCTGGCCGCCTTCGAGCGCCGCTTGCGCAGCCTCAGTCCGGGGCGTTAGTGGGCGCAGTGAAGTGGGGGCTTCCCCAGGCTGATGGTGCGGCGCGTCGGGACTGAAGTCCCTCCCACAGGGGGTGTTGAGAGGTTCCGGCGATCGGTTGTATATCCGGGGCTGCGAGCGTCTTGGTTTGCAGTGCGCACGTGGGTGCGCGACAGCGCCTGCCGGGTGCCGGCCAGAGCGGCGATGCTCGCAACACCATTGTGGGAGGGACTTCAGTCCCGACGCGATCGACGACGGTGCGCCATTACCGCTCAGGCCAGGAACGCCTCGCGCACCGTGGCGCGGGCGGCATCCAGCGAGAAGTGGGTTTCGATGTTGCGCAGGCCGTTGTCGGCCAGCCGCTGCCACAGCGCCGGATCGGCGTACAACTGCGCGATGGCGTCGGCGAACGCGGCGGGGTCGTCGGCGATCAGCACGTCCTCGCCGTCGCGCAGATGCATGCCTTCCACCGCGCAGGCGGTGGCCACCACCGGTTGGCCATGGGCCATGCTGAGGTTGACCTTGCCCTTGACCCCCGCGCCGAACCGTAGCGGCGCCACGGCGATGCGCATGCCGTCCATGTAGGCAGCGATCTCGGGGACGTGGCCGAGCAGTTCGACGCCCGCGGTGGCCTCGCCGAGACGGCGGATGTCCTCCGGCATGTCCGCACCGATGCAGTGGAAGCGCACCTCCGGCAGGCGCAGGCGCACCGCCGGGAACACCTCCTGCAGGAACCAGCGCACCGCGTCCACGTTGGGCGCATGGCGGAAGCCGCCGACGAACACCAGGTCGCGGCGCTGCGCCCACGGCAGACCGGGACCGGCGACCTCATGCAGGTTCGAGATCAGCGCCGTGCGCACCTGTGGCGCCTCGCGCTGCAACTGTTCGCGTTCGACCGCGCTGACCAGCACCGTCACGTCGACCTGCGCCATCACCTCCAGCTCGCGCGCGCGGGTGCGCTCGGCTTCGCGCAGCAGGCGCGCGTCGCCGGCGAGTTCGGCGCCGCGGCGCTCGCGCAGGTAGTGAAGGTCCACGGTGTCGAACAGGCGCCGTGCCTGCGGCGCGAACCGGCGCAGCAGCGGCAGGCAGGCATGGGCGACGTGGTGGCGCACCAGCAGTACGCTATGGAAGCGCGCGCCGTGCTGCTGCAGGAACCAGGTCAGGTTCTTCAGGTAGGGCGCGTACCACACCTCCACGCCGAGCCGCTGCAGGGTCTCGCTGTGGCGACTGGCATAGCTGCGTTCGCTGGGCACGAATACCACGTGCGCGCCTTCCTCCAGCAGCAGGCGGATCAGGTTGAGCTGGCGCAGCGAGGCGGAATCGCGGTCCGGCTGCGGCAGCGCTTCGTCCAGGATCAGTACCTGGCGCTGCCGGCGATGCAGCAGCGCTGGCACCGGTACCTCGCCGGGTTGCAGGTGCTGCGCCAACACCTCGGCCCACTTGCTGGCGAAGACCGCACGGTTGCGTACCTGGTAGGCCTTGATCCCGCTGCCGGTGTCGGTGCCGTTGCTGGTGCCCTCGTCGTGCACCACGCGGCTGGCCGGCTGCACCAGCGTGCGCAAGCCGGCGGCGCGTACCGCGAAGGCCAGGTCGGTGTCCTCGTA encodes the following:
- a CDS encoding glycosyltransferase → MSMSWANTRYALNRLAGLVRRGLTSLRTRGWRSTWERLRVHAQPLPPPQRALFAVQAAPFAPFAVPNSPAPLVSIVIPVYNHVAHTLACLRALAAHPPAAPCEILVIDDGSSDDTAQWLPQVVGLHYHVRERNGGFIATCNDGAARAQGRYLVFLNNDTVPQPGWLDALLDTFAQLPQAGLVSAQLLYPDGRLQDAGGVVFADGSAWSYGRFESPDDPRYAYLRDVDYGSGAALAIERARFLALGGFDTRYMPAYYEDTDLAFAVRAAGLRTLVQPASRVVHDEGTSNGTDTGSGIKAYQVRNRAVFASKWAEVLAQHLQPGEVPVPALLHRRQRQVLILDEALPQPDRDSASLRQLNLIRLLLEEGAHVVFVPSERSYASRHSETLQRLGVEVWYAPYLKNLTWFLQQHGARFHSVLLVRHHVAHACLPLLRRFAPQARRLFDTVDLHYLRERRGAELAGDARLLREAERTRARELEVMAQVDVTVLVSAVEREQLQREAPQVRTALISNLHEVAGPGLPWAQRRDLVFVGGFRHAPNVDAVRWFLQEVFPAVRLRLPEVRFHCIGADMPEDIRRLGEATAGVELLGHVPEIAAYMDGMRIAVAPLRFGAGVKGKVNLSMAHGQPVVATACAVEGMHLRDGEDVLIADDPAAFADAIAQLYADPALWQRLADNGLRNIETHFSLDAARATVREAFLA